In a genomic window of Leisingera caerulea DSM 24564:
- a CDS encoding Cap15 family cyclic dinucleotide receptor domain-containing protein — MYSLLPWRWIGSAVALIVAVSLYADDIGLLLDFTVTDQHLIRYLPPVLLGFLAGFFGPTGYWAPWRIVWRWIPALNRWLPDLNGVWLGTTGSNWPTIKKMLDGAQAYSVIDKEELQSTQEQVDAMAVQVTASLFRLKVEAGLSSTDGRSHSITAKPHRDQHSGRLHLTYVYEQTSPNPAITDEERHMGAADLTIDPDNLDVAEGVYWTRRNWQIGLNTAGRLELHRSTQRKEKGKSLRQYAAEEKKRLEVES; from the coding sequence GTGTATTCACTGTTGCCTTGGAGATGGATTGGTTCCGCTGTCGCGTTGATTGTGGCGGTCTCGCTTTACGCTGACGACATTGGTCTGCTGTTGGACTTCACGGTGACCGATCAGCACCTCATCCGATATCTTCCTCCCGTGCTCTTGGGTTTCCTCGCCGGGTTTTTCGGGCCCACCGGCTACTGGGCACCTTGGCGGATTGTGTGGCGCTGGATACCCGCTCTCAACAGATGGCTACCTGACCTGAATGGAGTATGGCTGGGGACAACTGGCTCTAACTGGCCAACGATCAAGAAGATGCTGGATGGGGCACAGGCCTACTCGGTCATAGACAAAGAAGAGCTGCAGTCAACGCAAGAACAGGTGGATGCTATGGCCGTTCAGGTCACGGCCTCCTTGTTCCGTTTGAAGGTCGAAGCTGGCCTCAGTTCGACCGACGGGCGTTCGCATTCGATTACCGCGAAACCCCATCGGGATCAGCACTCAGGGCGGTTACATCTCACCTACGTATATGAACAGACTTCGCCAAATCCGGCCATCACAGACGAGGAACGGCATATGGGTGCTGCCGATCTGACCATCGACCCCGACAACCTCGACGTAGCTGAAGGAGTGTATTGGACCCGAAGGAATTGGCAGATCGGGCTCAATACAGCAGGACGCCTTGAGCTGCACCGATCCACTCAGCGTAAGGAAAAGGGCAAATCTCTACGTCAATATGCGGCTGAGGAGAAAAAGCGTTTAGAGGTCGAGAGTTAG
- a CDS encoding MBL fold metallo-hydrolase, with the protein MQAPDDFNPQPGAATELEPGLRRILAPNPSPMTYRGTNTYLIGTGSLAVIDPGPESAPHLEAILAAVQPGQQITHIIVTHSHLDHSPLARGLSQATGAPVHGYGGAGAGRSNVMARLAASGLVGGGEGIDTQFAPDITVRDGEVISADGWELEVIHTPGHLGNHIALAWGDACFTADHVMGWASSLVSPPDGDLTDFMASCRRLRQRRWRVFHPGHGAPVTDPAGRLDWLIAHRESREAAILQALAQAPATARALAEQIYTETPPSLLNAAERNVFAHLVDLSGRGLAAPQGTLSAAAVFERRGG; encoded by the coding sequence ATGCAGGCACCAGATGACTTCAACCCGCAGCCGGGGGCGGCAACAGAGCTGGAGCCCGGCCTGCGCCGCATCCTGGCGCCGAATCCCTCGCCGATGACCTACCGCGGCACCAACACCTATCTGATTGGCACCGGCAGCCTGGCCGTTATCGACCCGGGACCGGAGTCCGCGCCGCATCTGGAGGCGATTCTCGCCGCCGTCCAGCCCGGCCAGCAGATCACCCATATCATCGTGACCCACAGCCACCTGGATCACTCTCCCCTTGCACGCGGCCTGAGTCAGGCCACCGGCGCGCCGGTTCATGGCTATGGCGGCGCGGGCGCGGGCCGCAGTAACGTTATGGCCCGTCTTGCCGCCAGCGGGCTGGTCGGCGGCGGCGAAGGCATCGACACTCAGTTTGCCCCGGACATCACCGTTCGCGACGGCGAAGTGATCAGCGCCGACGGCTGGGAGCTGGAGGTGATTCACACACCCGGCCACCTTGGCAACCATATCGCTCTGGCCTGGGGGGATGCCTGCTTCACCGCGGATCATGTGATGGGCTGGGCCAGCTCGCTGGTGTCGCCGCCGGATGGCGACCTTACCGATTTCATGGCCTCCTGCCGCCGCCTGCGGCAGCGCCGCTGGCGGGTGTTCCACCCCGGCCACGGCGCGCCGGTCACCGATCCCGCCGGCCGGCTCGATTGGCTGATCGCGCACCGGGAATCGCGCGAGGCTGCGATTCTGCAAGCTCTGGCGCAGGCCCCCGCCACCGCCCGCGCCCTTGCGGAGCAGATTTACACCGAAACACCGCCATCCCTGCTGAACGCCGCGGAACGCAACGTTTTTGCACATCTGGTGGACCTCAGCGGCCGCGGCCTGGCGGCACCGCAGGGCACACTCTCCGCGGCAGCCGTATTCGAGCGGCGCGGCGGCTGA
- a CDS encoding ATP-binding protein, protein MSFDWLKRYMPRSLYARAALILVVPIVALQIVVSVVFIKRDLEDVTVQMTATIQRELELLQQVADAAPDQETALAQMAPLLQPLKMQVQYLAPGAPLPEDQFSLIEFSGRVVRDELEKTFPGFLAARFPSDRRALVYFGTAHGLVELSFDRRRLTAAAPHQLIVTMLLFGFLMMLISFLYMRNQLRPIKRLANAAEAFGRGRVVPYSPGGATEVRAAGSAFLDMRSRIERQIEQRTLILSGVSHDLRTPLTRMKLELAMLDEEDAAPMLRDVDEMQALLDAFLDFSRGSAVSEPEPVDPHELVRTIIADWQRQETQVSLGEMSGAGEVMLRRQPVRRAVENLISNAMRYGTQARVSVALTERSLRIRVEDDGPGIPPEQRGDAVRPFTRLDPARNQNRGSGVGLGLAIVADTARAHGGTLRLGESADLGGLQADIVIAR, encoded by the coding sequence ATGTCCTTCGATTGGCTCAAACGATATATGCCGCGCAGCCTCTATGCCCGGGCGGCCTTGATCCTGGTGGTGCCGATCGTTGCGCTGCAGATCGTGGTCTCGGTGGTGTTCATCAAGCGGGATCTGGAAGATGTAACGGTGCAGATGACCGCCACCATCCAGCGCGAGCTTGAGCTGCTGCAGCAGGTGGCGGACGCGGCGCCGGACCAGGAGACGGCGCTGGCGCAGATGGCACCGCTGCTGCAGCCGCTGAAAATGCAGGTGCAGTACCTGGCGCCCGGCGCGCCGCTGCCGGAGGATCAGTTCAGCCTGATCGAGTTTTCCGGCCGGGTGGTGCGCGATGAGCTGGAGAAGACTTTCCCGGGTTTTCTGGCGGCGCGGTTCCCGTCAGACCGCAGGGCGCTGGTCTATTTCGGCACTGCTCACGGGCTGGTGGAGCTGAGCTTTGACCGCCGCCGCCTGACCGCTGCGGCACCGCATCAGCTGATCGTCACCATGCTGCTGTTCGGCTTTCTGATGATGCTGATCTCCTTTCTGTATATGCGCAACCAGCTGCGCCCGATCAAACGGCTGGCCAATGCGGCCGAAGCCTTTGGCCGCGGCCGGGTGGTGCCTTATTCGCCCGGCGGCGCCACAGAGGTCCGTGCAGCCGGCAGTGCGTTTCTGGACATGCGGAGCCGGATCGAGCGTCAGATCGAACAGCGCACATTGATACTGTCGGGGGTAAGCCACGACCTGCGCACGCCGCTGACCCGGATGAAGCTGGAACTGGCGATGCTGGACGAGGAAGACGCCGCGCCGATGCTGCGCGACGTTGATGAAATGCAGGCGCTGCTGGATGCGTTCCTGGATTTCTCCCGCGGTTCCGCGGTGAGCGAGCCGGAACCGGTCGATCCGCACGAACTGGTCCGCACCATCATTGCCGACTGGCAGCGCCAGGAAACCCAAGTGTCACTGGGCGAGATGAGCGGAGCTGGCGAAGTGATGCTGCGCCGCCAGCCGGTCCGGCGGGCCGTGGAGAATCTGATTTCCAACGCGATGCGCTATGGCACCCAGGCCCGGGTGTCGGTGGCGCTGACGGAGAGGTCCCTGCGTATCCGGGTCGAGGATGACGGGCCGGGCATCCCGCCGGAGCAGCGCGGCGATGCGGTACGGCCCTTTACCCGCCTGGATCCGGCCCGCAATCAGAACCGGGGTTCCGGTGTCGGCCTCGGGCTGGCGATCGTGGCAGATACCGCGCGCGCCCATGGCGGGACGCTCCGGCTGGGGGAAAGCGCCGACTTGGGCGGGTTGCAGGCCGATATCGTCATCGCCCGCTGA
- a CDS encoding SEC-C metal-binding domain-containing protein: MTIPDALYSEVQKAVAHHQPELSVSRTERLIILEGQFLACGPDGPIDTPDGVFDSYKIQAGVTAGFPAEEPVVFETGGRIPRIADRHVFPEDGNCCLGVWEEWLLTAPDHRFETFLTGPMHDYFVSQTHFEVNGSWPYGERSHGVLGVLESYADLLGVSPDAKVIADYLHLLARQKIKGHALCPCGSGKRLRDCHSDDLRRLSQRIPSFMAKRMHATITPRKAA, encoded by the coding sequence GTGACGATACCGGACGCCCTCTATTCTGAGGTGCAAAAGGCAGTAGCTCATCATCAGCCAGAGCTGAGCGTTTCACGAACAGAAAGGTTAATTATTCTTGAGGGCCAGTTCCTTGCTTGTGGACCCGATGGGCCAATCGATACGCCAGATGGGGTCTTCGATTCCTACAAAATCCAGGCGGGAGTGACTGCGGGATTTCCCGCTGAGGAACCAGTCGTTTTCGAGACCGGAGGGCGTATTCCGCGGATAGCTGATCGTCATGTTTTTCCAGAGGATGGGAACTGCTGCCTGGGCGTATGGGAGGAGTGGTTATTGACGGCACCAGATCATCGGTTTGAGACCTTTCTCACTGGACCGATGCATGACTATTTCGTCAGCCAAACCCACTTTGAGGTCAATGGCAGTTGGCCCTATGGTGAAAGATCACATGGCGTTCTCGGCGTTTTAGAAAGCTATGCTGATCTTCTCGGCGTGTCCCCCGACGCAAAAGTCATAGCAGACTATCTTCACCTGCTTGCTCGCCAGAAAATTAAAGGACACGCATTGTGTCCTTGCGGTAGCGGAAAACGCCTGAGGGACTGTCACAGCGATGATCTCCGAAGGTTGAGCCAAAGAATTCCGTCGTTTATGGCAAAACGGATGCACGCTACGATCACGCCACGAAAAGCTGCCTAA
- a CDS encoding TIR domain-containing protein — MKPRIFIGSSREGAKLADAIHFNLTYDAECTVWKDGVFQLSSHTLTALITALRSADFGIFVFSPDDVTVMRGETHNTVRDNVLFELGMFIGRLGPERCFFLVPDDCSGLRLPSDLAGVTPGRYESRRSDNNWQAALNPACMQIRSQVASLKSFQDAVSTDASPTNQNGCSTAAHESEIEQVSAQYYKRSILVKGLPRVENVKIKPIGSWNNSLAGWVVPRSREKKLLEIFPSLEILPADVD, encoded by the coding sequence TTGAAACCTAGAATTTTTATTGGTTCGTCACGGGAAGGGGCAAAGTTGGCCGATGCAATCCACTTTAATCTTACCTACGACGCTGAGTGCACCGTGTGGAAGGATGGAGTATTTCAATTGTCGTCGCACACGCTTACGGCTTTAATAACAGCGCTTCGCTCCGCTGACTTTGGCATTTTTGTTTTTTCACCGGACGATGTTACCGTCATGCGAGGCGAAACGCACAACACTGTCCGCGACAATGTTCTTTTCGAACTTGGGATGTTCATAGGCCGTTTAGGTCCAGAACGATGCTTCTTCTTAGTTCCAGATGACTGCTCAGGTCTGAGGTTGCCTAGTGATCTGGCTGGCGTTACACCGGGACGCTACGAAAGTAGGCGCTCTGACAACAACTGGCAGGCTGCACTAAATCCTGCCTGCATGCAAATTCGCAGCCAAGTAGCGTCCTTGAAGTCCTTTCAAGACGCCGTTTCAACAGACGCCTCACCCACTAATCAAAATGGGTGTTCCACTGCGGCACACGAGAGTGAAATAGAGCAGGTTTCAGCTCAGTATTATAAAAGAAGCATCCTAGTTAAAGGTTTGCCAAGGGTTGAAAATGTGAAGATAAAGCCTATCGGAAGTTGGAACAACTCATTGGCGGGATGGGTAGTTCCACGAAGCCGGGAGAAGAAGCTCCTCGAAATATTCCCAAGTCTTGAAATTCTCCCAGCTGACGTTGACTAA
- a CDS encoding cyclic GMP-AMP synthase DncV-like nucleotidyltransferase, with the protein MYDFSKRISSFHNQQVRLSNDQRADMKRRRETNLERIEKGLEELEKPAFKETINQGGYAQKTMTQPPESDQESRYDIDLGIVFDQDDAKGPRTTRDWVRQAIARKATNMKNDPVTKKKCVRVVYADGYQCDFPVFRRRWTDAGWRYELSSGDEWVASDPAAMNQWIEREVSWKSPETSGSYQLRRIIRFGKFFSKTHAARLKRSFPGGLVATALFIECYTADDGRDDRSFRETLSSLSQRSKYTPVFANGVQVSDDKDTDRIGRLIDQAKDSVKELDKLDADDITDSDANKVWKTVFRHSFFDGASKNAANSSSAPFETKSALGGAGLAAPFLASKAAAALSDSEKQSRMESAVNARKESGSGGKPWAE; encoded by the coding sequence ATGTATGATTTTTCAAAGCGAATTTCCAGCTTTCACAACCAACAAGTTCGGCTGAGCAACGACCAGCGCGCGGACATGAAGCGCAGACGCGAAACCAATCTCGAACGTATCGAGAAGGGCCTCGAAGAATTGGAAAAGCCAGCCTTCAAAGAAACCATCAATCAAGGTGGTTACGCTCAAAAGACCATGACCCAGCCGCCGGAATCCGATCAGGAAAGCCGGTACGACATCGACCTTGGCATCGTTTTCGATCAGGACGATGCCAAGGGACCGAGAACCACCCGTGATTGGGTTCGCCAGGCAATCGCCCGCAAGGCGACCAATATGAAGAACGATCCGGTGACTAAGAAAAAGTGTGTCCGGGTTGTGTATGCGGACGGGTATCAGTGTGATTTCCCTGTGTTCCGTAGGCGCTGGACCGATGCAGGCTGGCGCTACGAACTGTCTTCGGGCGACGAGTGGGTTGCCTCCGACCCTGCCGCCATGAACCAGTGGATTGAGCGAGAAGTTTCCTGGAAAAGCCCGGAGACTTCGGGCAGCTACCAGCTACGACGCATCATCAGATTTGGTAAGTTCTTCTCGAAGACGCATGCCGCAAGGCTCAAAAGGTCTTTTCCCGGCGGTTTGGTCGCTACCGCGCTATTCATTGAGTGCTACACGGCGGATGACGGCCGTGACGACAGGTCCTTCCGAGAGACGCTTAGCAGCCTGTCACAGCGTTCGAAATACACGCCCGTGTTTGCCAACGGAGTTCAAGTATCAGACGACAAGGATACCGACCGCATTGGTCGGTTGATCGACCAGGCTAAGGACTCCGTAAAGGAACTCGACAAACTCGACGCGGACGACATCACAGATTCAGACGCCAACAAGGTTTGGAAGACCGTCTTTCGGCATAGCTTTTTTGACGGTGCTTCTAAGAATGCGGCAAACAGCTCCAGTGCTCCCTTTGAAACCAAGAGCGCTCTTGGTGGCGCCGGTCTGGCCGCACCATTCCTTGCCTCGAAAGCAGCAGCCGCACTCTCAGATAGCGAAAAGCAATCGCGGATGGAGTCGGCGGTCAACGCCCGGAAAGAGAGCGGGAGTGGTGGCAAACCTTGGGCGGAGTGA